The proteins below are encoded in one region of Engraulis encrasicolus isolate BLACKSEA-1 chromosome 1, IST_EnEncr_1.0, whole genome shotgun sequence:
- the anapc11 gene encoding anaphase-promoting complex subunit 11: MKVKIKQWNGVAAWSWVANDDNCGICRAPFNGCCPDCKVPGDDCPLVWGQCSHCFHMHCILKWLNSQQVQQQCPMCRQEWKFKE, from the exons ATGAAGGTGAAAATAAAACAGTGGAACGGTGTGGCGGCTTGGTCCTGGGTGGCCAATGATGACAACTGTGGTATCTGCCGTGCACCTTTCAATGGATGTTGTCCCGACT GTAAGGTTCCCGGAGACGACTGCCCACTGGTCTGGGGTCAGTGCTCCCACTGCTTCCACATGCACTGCATCCTCAAGTGGCTGAACTCGCAACAGGTGCAGCAGCAGTGCCCCATGTGTCGACAAGAGTGGAAGTTCAAGGAGTGA
- the LOC134457204 gene encoding E3 ubiquitin-protein ligase TRIM35-like produces MEKLLCILHQSELKQYCEQDEQLACSVCQTSKLHENHYFSPVDEAAQDRKESTLRPLQDKLTRFTDVKLACDKTAQYIKVQTQQTEKQIKQEFEKLHQFLQDEEAARIAALREEEEQRSQMMKEKIEEMSRDISSLSDTIRAIEEEMKTDDVTFLQNYKDIDEKAQCTLQDPERPSGALVNVAKHLGNLQFRVWEKMKDLVQYSPVILDPNTANPELILSEDLTSAEYSRQKQQQLPDNPERFGLWGSVLGSEAFNAGSHCCWDVEVDVSHSGTWSLGLKTESSTRSGWSGHRAGFWHIYNRYDEYQAHSPDTSDLVLKVERKPRRIRVQLDWDRGELTFTNPDNDTRLHTFTSNFTERMFPCFGAYDCSLRIVPVQPAVMV; encoded by the exons atggagaaACTACTCTGCATTCTTCATCAGTCAGAACTGAAGCAGTACTGTGAGCAAGACGAACAGCTAGCGTGTTCAGTGTGTCAAACCTCAAAACTCCATGAAAACCACTACTTCAGTCCCGTTGATGAGGCAGCACAGGATCGTAAG GAGTCCACTCTGAGGCCCTTACAGGACAAACTGACGAGATTTACAGACGTGAAACTCGCCTGTGATAAAACTGCACAATACATAAAG GTCCAGACCcaacagacagagaagcagatcaagcaggagtttgagaagctgCACCAGTTTCTACaggatgaagaggcagccaggatagctgcgctgagggaggaagaggagcagaggagtcagatgatgaaggagaagattgaggagatgagcagagacatctcatctctttcagacacaatcagagccatagaggaggagatgaaaacTGATGATGTGACATTCCtacag AACTATAAGGACATAGATGAAAA agcccagtgcactcTGCAGGATCCCGAGAGGCCTTCAGGAGCTCTggtcaatgtggcaaagcacctgggcaacctgcagttcagagtctgggagaagatgaAGGACTTGGTTCAATATT CTCCTGTGATTCTGGACCCCAACACCGCAAACCCAGaactcatcctgtctgaggacCTGACCAGTGCAGAATACAGCAGACAGAAACAGCAGCAGCTTCCTGACAACCCAGAGAGGTTTGGGCTTTGGGGCAGTGTGCTGGGCTCTGAGGCCTTCAACGCGGGGTCACACtgctgctgggatgtggaggtcgACGTCAGCCACAGTGGCACCTGGTCTCTGGGGTTGAAGACGGAGAGTAGCACCAGGAGCGGATGGTCTGGACACAGGGCAGGATTCTGGCACATTTATAATCGTTACGATGAATATCAAGCACACTCTCCAGACACGTCAGACTTGGTCCTCAAGGTGGAGCGGAAGCCCcggaggatcagagtgcagctggactgggacagaggagagCTGACATTCACTAACCCTGATAATGACACACGCCTACACACTTTTACCTCCAATTTCACCGAGAGGATGTTTCCATGTTTCGGTGCTTATGACTGTTCTCTGAGGATTGTGCCGGTGCAGCCTGCAGTAATGGTGtag